The Candidatus Nitrosocosmicus franklandus genome contains a region encoding:
- a CDS encoding NAD-dependent epimerase/dehydratase family protein, giving the protein MKVLITGENGFIGKRLKQHFQRLGVDIFSNYNVNDTNVNINKQINILEKEKLDRLQGNIDVIIHLASKTSIPLSLADPYDTYYTNIIGTLNILEFARNKDINNIINVSTYVYGRPLYNPIDENHPVNPHSPYNKSKLLAEELCSNYSKDYKLNIVTLRPFYIYGPLSKPLSFLPTIIHQIKTTGKAILSQKNTKRDFLYIDDFVKLILRIINDFPNGYNVYNVGSGKSNSLEDVIEILEKNMQRKVSIDYDESIRPNDILEMVADIRKVSNKFSWEPEIDLEEGLKRLLSN; this is encoded by the coding sequence TTGAAAGTATTAATAACAGGTGAAAATGGTTTTATAGGTAAGAGACTTAAACAGCATTTTCAAAGATTAGGAGTAGATATTTTTTCTAATTATAATGTTAATGATACTAATGTGAATATTAACAAACAAATTAACATTCTTGAAAAGGAAAAACTGGATCGCCTTCAAGGGAATATAGATGTCATAATTCATCTTGCATCAAAAACCTCTATTCCTCTCTCACTTGCTGATCCGTATGACACATATTATACAAATATCATCGGAACCCTAAATATTTTAGAGTTTGCCAGAAATAAAGATATTAACAACATTATTAATGTAAGTACATATGTATACGGAAGGCCATTGTATAATCCAATTGATGAGAATCATCCGGTAAACCCACATTCTCCTTATAATAAGAGTAAATTATTAGCTGAAGAACTTTGTAGTAATTATTCAAAGGACTATAAATTAAATATAGTAACATTAAGACCATTCTATATTTATGGTCCGCTTTCTAAACCACTTTCCTTTCTCCCTACTATTATTCACCAGATTAAGACAACTGGAAAGGCGATATTAAGTCAAAAGAATACAAAAAGAGATTTTTTATACATTGACGATTTTGTAAAGCTCATTTTGAGGATCATAAATGATTTTCCAAATGGTTACAATGTGTATAATGTTGGATCAGGAAAGAGCAACAGCTTAGAAGATGTCATAGAAATACTTGAAAAAAATATGCAAAGGAAAGTATCAATTGATTATGACGAATCTATCAGGCCCAACGATATTTTAGAAATGGTGGCCGATATTCGTAAGGTATCAAATAAATTTAGTTGGGAACCAGAAATCGACTTAGAAGAAGGATTAAAACGACTCTTGTCTAACTAG
- a CDS encoding glycosyltransferase family 4 protein: MLSCCKYFTFDNSVGHERSVNPNINAWLIINPAFISNMNTNFKVLHVTPLYMPKIGGVSIYVSNLATQLKDLNYDITIIAPKHIRKEIVPTDPPNIIRVPSIYFPDWPLPLKSASIPLDGGKKISKIIQRGCFDLIHIHGHVFPISLMAIDLAYKYKIPCILSILGTFGLNPHSLGGKLGLEKTFNKLFFSRALKKVNAVIGSTPNVTNYARSYAPLSLKYFTIPYGINMTQFRENISNKYIYRQKYNIQNDKIVILFSGRFEHIKGIIEFASAIKLLFINNPNIEVVIVGEGSLKDRVYSMLSDIPNVHLLKWQPQDKLHEIYLLSDMFVICSKTEGLPIALLEAMAASLHILYTPVGGIPDVLKEYASKTLIPRSTVEDIYNALRKSITDYDKFDKGQSNTGNVLDWKEVAIETDKAYKQIIGFSS; this comes from the coding sequence ATGCTATCATGTTGCAAGTATTTTACTTTCGATAACTCCGTGGGTCATGAAAGATCTGTAAATCCCAATATCAACGCATGGTTGATAATAAACCCAGCTTTTATATCAAATATGAATACTAACTTTAAAGTTTTACATGTTACTCCATTATATATGCCGAAAATCGGAGGTGTATCTATTTACGTTAGCAATCTTGCAACTCAACTGAAAGATTTGAATTATGATATAACTATTATTGCACCCAAGCACATTCGAAAGGAAATTGTTCCTACAGATCCACCAAACATTATCAGGGTTCCTTCAATCTATTTTCCAGATTGGCCATTACCGCTCAAAAGTGCCAGTATACCACTAGACGGAGGGAAAAAAATTAGTAAAATAATTCAAAGAGGATGTTTTGATTTGATCCATATTCATGGCCATGTCTTTCCAATTTCGTTAATGGCAATAGATTTAGCTTACAAGTATAAGATACCTTGTATTTTGTCAATCCTTGGAACATTCGGTCTAAATCCTCATAGTCTTGGTGGAAAATTAGGTTTGGAAAAAACTTTTAACAAACTATTTTTTTCCAGGGCCTTAAAAAAAGTAAACGCTGTAATCGGATCTACCCCCAATGTTACCAATTATGCTAGAAGTTATGCACCGCTTTCACTTAAGTATTTTACTATTCCTTATGGAATAAATATGACGCAATTTAGAGAAAATATAAGTAATAAATACATTTATCGTCAGAAATATAATATTCAAAATGACAAGATAGTAATACTTTTTAGTGGTCGGTTCGAGCACATAAAGGGAATTATAGAGTTTGCGAGTGCAATAAAACTTCTTTTTATAAACAACCCTAACATAGAAGTAGTCATCGTAGGCGAAGGTTCCCTAAAAGATAGAGTTTACTCAATGTTGAGCGATATCCCAAATGTACATTTGCTTAAATGGCAACCTCAAGATAAATTACACGAAATCTATCTACTTTCAGATATGTTTGTCATCTGTTCCAAAACTGAAGGATTGCCTATTGCCTTGCTGGAAGCGATGGCGGCTTCGCTGCATATCTTATATACACCAGTTGGTGGCATACCTGATGTCCTAAAAGAGTATGCTTCAAAAACACTCATTCCCAGAAGCACTGTGGAAGATATATACAATGCTCTCAGAAAATCAATTACAGATTATGATAAATTTGACAAGGGGCAATCAAATACGGGTAATGTATTAGATTGGAAGGAAGTCGCAATAGAAACCGATAAGGCCTATAAACAAATTATTGGATTTTCTTCATGA